DNA from Salmo salar chromosome ssa24, Ssal_v3.1, whole genome shotgun sequence:
GTGGTCATTAGGTGTCTTACCTGTGAGTGTGGTCATTAGGTGTCTTACCTGTGAGTGTGGTCATTAGGTGTCTTACCTGTGAGTGTGGTCATTAGGTGTCTTACCTGTGAGTGTGGTCATTAGGTGTCTTACCTGTGAGTGTGGTCATTAGGTGTCTTACCTGTGAGTGTGGTCATTAGGTGTCTGTGGATACTTGTTGAGGTGTCAGTCCTGTAGGTCAGAGGGATGTGCCACAGGAACCTAacacagagagatcagagaggggATGTGGCACAGGAACCTAACACAGAGAGATCCAAGAGGGGATGTGCCACAGGAACCTAacacagagagatcagagaggggATGTGCCACAGGAACCTAacacagagagatcagagaggggATGTGCCACAGGAACCTAacacagagagatcagagaggggATGTGCCACAGGAACCTAacacagagagatcagagaggggATGTGCCACAGGAACCTAacacagagagatcagagaggggATGTGCCACAGGAACCTAACACAGAGAGATCCAAGAGGGGATGTGCCACAGGAACCTAacacagagagatcagagaggggATGTGCCACAGGTACCTAacacagagagatcagagaggggATGTGCCACAGGAACCTAacacagagagatcagagaggggATGTGCCACAGGAACCTAacacagagagatcagagaggggATGAGCCGCAGGAACCTAacacagagagatcagagaggggATGTGCCACAGGAACCTAacacagagagatcagagaggggATGTGCCACAGGAACCTAacacagagagatcagagaggggATGAGGCGCAGGAACCTAacacagagagatcagagaggggATGAGGCGCAGGAACCTAacacagagagatcagagaggggATGTGCCACAGGAACCTAacacagagagatcagagaggggATGAGCCACAGGAACCTAacacagagagatcagagaggggATGAGGCGCAGGAATATGACCTTGCTGCACATGAGAATcacagagaatgtgtgtgtgtttgtgtgtgtggtgtgtgtgtttacccctGCTGCAGGCTGGGCCATGCTGGATCAGAAGGATGTGCGGTCCTCAGGAACCTCTCCTGTTTCAGCAGGAGACGAGACCCCTGCCTAGTAACCGTTACCAAGGGCACACCTGTCTGCAGCATCCAGGTGTTCATCATGGTCGTCAGGTCCAGGTGCTCCCCAGCGTacagatactgacacacacacacacacacacacacacacacacacacacacacacacacacacacacacacacacacacacacacacacacacacacacacacacacacacacacacaggtaaacatCACACTCTTAAATCAGTGGTGAGACTTGACTGttggtattgtaatgtattgctaTGTAAAGAGAGGTGTGTTTACTGCGTTcttagctgcctgcctgctgctgtaACAGTGTTCTCCAGAGGTGAACTCCTCTTCTGAACACGTCTGAGAACAACAACACAGCACCTTACATTTACACACTAAATCATCCTACACAGAGGGatcaattaagcaataaggcacggggGGGGTGGTTTATcggcaatataccacggctaagggctgttcttgggcacgacgcaacgcggagtgcctggatacagcccttagccatggtatattggccatatatcacaaacccacgaggagccttattgctattataaactggttaacaacgtaattagagcagtaaaaataaatgttttgtcaaacccgtggtatatggtccgatataccacagctgtcagccaatcagcattcagggctggaacaacccagtttataataaaatatatatcatTTGATCAATCTACGCACATTGGCCAGGCTGTCCCACAGGTCCTGGTTGTGAGCGttgctgtagctgtacctgcgaAGGTAGCGCACGATTCCACTCTGGAACACTTGGTCAGTCAGGTAGTGTCTGAGCATGTGCAGGACACATGCACCCTGGTGGAACAAACACCACAGTACATTAACACTGTGGCCCTGATCCAATACTTTAGACACTCATCCTTACTCCCTCCCTTGAAGTAAACACAGGGTTGATAAAAGCAATGTGATGTGAAaaagatgtgagtgtgtgtgcgtgtttgcttTTTTGTCTACCTTGTCGTAGGATACTGTGTCGAACATCTCTGCAATCTGTGTGGGGCTCTCAGCCGCACTGGAGATGGGGCGGGAGGAGTTAAGAGAGTCTCGACCAATCGCAGCGAAGCAGGTGTCCACCAGATAATCCTCCTGAGAGATAAAAAGGGCACCTTTTCAACAGGAATATCCCTCAGGGACATGTGAAACATTCATACTAATCATTAATACTACTGTGAAGTTGTAATGTGTACAACATATGAGTAACAGGATCTTACCACTCTGAGTTTGGGGTATGTGGCGTTGACTGAGATGTACTCCATGTATCTGGCGAAGCCCTCGTTCAGCCAGATGTCGTTCCACCACTCCATGGTCACCAGGTTGCCAAACCACTGATAGACAGACAAACGGGCAGGCAGGAGAGGACAGACAATGAGAGATGTCAGCAGAAGAGGAGGGCAGAGAtctgttgcagtcatttcattcAGGTCCATTCACTGTGAGGAGATCCATTAGTCTCCCAGTGAGGATAAACTTCCCGAAGAATGCAGAGGTTTATGACATGAAAGTCTAATCCCTCTTCACACTACCAAGGTTCACTTCCTGCCATGACCTGCTACTTCCTGTTCAACACCCTGAACAACTTTCTGTCCGGCTCTCACCTGGTGGGCGAGCTCGTGGGCGATCACCATGGTAACCCAGACCCTATCGGAGGCTGAGGAGGTGGCGGGGTCGTAGAGCAGGCTGGTCTCTCTGAAGGTGATCAGACCCCAGTTCTCCATCGCCCCGGCCTGAAAGTCTGGGATAGCAACCAGGTctggagggggggaggcaggcagcAACTTCAATGATTACCTTACTTGTTTCAACAACTGCTACTGAACCCTGGTCATCAGCACCGTTAAGTTACCTTGTTTAGGTAGTGGGTATTTGATGTTGAAGTATTTAGTTACCTTGTTTAGGTAGTGGGTATTTGATGTTGAAGTATTTAGTTACCTTGTTTAGGTAGTGGGTATTTGATGTTGAAGTATTTAGTTACCTTGTTTAGGTAGTGGGTATTTGATGTTGAAGTATTTAGTTACCTTGTTTAGGTAGAGGGTATTTGATATTGAAGTATTTCTCATAGAACTCCAGTAGTTTGACTGCAGCCTTCAGGGCATAATGGGTCTGCTGCCATTTCTCAGGAGCAGCATAGACAGATACCTGAAACATATGACAGGGATGTTCTGAAATCACACATAccgcctgtacacacacacacacattcacacacaccccTGTCCCACCTACCTTGACCCCTGAGGCAGTTGTTGCGCTGACAGATCTGAAGTCACACACGATGAAGGCCACCAGATAGGAGCTCATCCTCACACTCACAGCAAAACGGTCCTCCATTAGACCATCATCCAGGACCACTGTCTGCTCCTAaaggggaaacacacacacattgtaatgCACACTCACATACTATGATCCACCTGCCACCATGTTGCTTTTGTGTGTTTACTCACTACAGGCATGTTGGACAGGGCGGTGTGTGCCCGGCTCCTCCTGatactgatagagtagttagccTTGAAGCTCGGCTCATCAAAACAAGGAAACGCCATCCGAGCACTGGTGGGCTCAAAATGAGTGGAGGCCAGGTTCctggagagatagatagatagatagatagatagatagatagatagatagatagatagatagatagatagatagatagatagatagatagatagatagatagatagatagatagatagatagatagatagatagatagatagatagatagatagatagatagatagatagatagatagatggtgggcagagagagagagagtggagagcagagagaaagagagagagagacattacaagGAGTTTATCATGTGATGtctcacaaaaaaaacatttggttAGAGAGTGATGCACAACGCAACCTTTCTCCctcacatggagagagagagttaggcacACTCACACACGCTCCGTACCGTGTCTCTCCGGTGCTGGTTCTGTAGGTGCTCCTGTAGAAGCCATAGAAGCCTTCTCCTAGCTCCGCCCCAAACTCCAGAAACAGGAAGTACTTCTGCCCACCGCTGAGCACTCTGGGAGAGAAGATGGCAGTCTGCTCATGGGTAGGGTTGTGGAGCACAGGGAGCACCTGAAGACACACATGCAGTAGTAATTAGATGGACATGTCAGAGGAGACAAAAGTGGGACATCGTTAGAAACTGAGCATGACGGTTTAGTTTTGAGGGAGTAGCCTACCCGGTCTGACAGGTGAGCCAGGTTCTGGTCCAACATGGTTGCTGTAGTGATACGGAGCCCCTTGCTGTGCAGCACCACCCAGTTGGTATTGTTCTGAACCTGGAGCTCTATCCGGACAGTACCGCTGTAGCTGAGCATGGTGAGGTTAGGGTGGAGCAGGAGGTGGTAGTGGAGCGGAACAATGTACCCCGGAAGACGGAGGTGGCTCCAAGGGAATGAGAGGCTTCCTGTACCTAAGGGAGGCTGCTCCTCAGTGGGGTTAGGGGGCTCAGAGGCCTGGGTCGGGCTAGCGGAGGTCTGGGTCACACCAGCCAGAGACAGGAGGGCCAGAACCAAGAACCTGACCATAATGGTGGAAATGTTGGAGGAGGACCACTGTAAGGATGAGGATAAGGATCACTCTTGAGAGCAGCAAACAGTCTGCAGGCACTCAGTTTGTTTTCAGAACGTAGAGAAACATCAGGGAGGATAGCTGTAGATAATTACACTTCAGGAGGAACGTAGTCTCTCTTTGGTTAGACGGAAATGTATAACCTTACAGCAACAGGCTAGTAGaaatgtccagaagttatttcttGAACCTGAAGGAAGACAGAAGGACCTatgttattttatatttttcttacAGTGAATCTATTTCATCTAGGATCTCACACAGTAATGAAGTGGTAATGTGTTTAATTAATTAGGTCTGATTTTATAAAGCCAAGAAGCTGAACAATTTAAATTCTGGTCGGGTCGATAAAGGCTGCTGTCTATTCTATGCAATGATACACACGCTTACAGCCAGGCAGCAAGCCCAGTGTGTTACATGTCAAAAAACAACATGGTGAGTGGAAGAGATAGCTGGTTGTAAGTTACCCTAGCTGTCCAGGCTACAATAGAGAAGGACAGGGCTGCACTTGTAATCTGAtactgggatagacagacacaaatGCACATTCACCCCCTAAACAGCTAAATAACTTTGTTTTGATGTTAACAAGTCCAACACTATCACCATAGAACAGAAATCATGTTGCCCCAGCACCCCAGATGTTCCCTGAGTTGGATGGAGGTGTAGACGGAGGTTAattccatgtttttattcttttacCTCATTTGAGCTGCATCAtccttccctcgctctctgtctctgctgacAGCTTTCATTTTCTCTTTCATGCTCCCGCCCCCTTTCCTATCCCCACGAGTacagcagctgtgtgtgtgaccTTCCTTTTCTGTAACGTTTTCCTTTCTTTACCAGCCCTCATATAGAATGGTTTACTTTACGATTGTCCATGCATTACTGACTGCAGTGATATTATTAGAGTGTTTCTTCATATTTTCCAGGCTGAAGTTaggactgtatatatatatatatatatatatagctgtgtCTGTATTTAACCTGTCAGCTGATGAGGCGGGGAAACCAGGTGGTTAATCCAcactacccccacaacaacaCCACCCATTTCATCCTGGAGACCGACATACTATATCCAACACACTATCTCTCCTGTATACACACACTGCAAGAACACATACTTTCCATGTGTCTCGTCCATAGTGCACAACTAGCCTTCTGACAGTACCTGGAGGTTCCTGAAGTGATGCTCTTGGTAGGAATTTGTTCCAGAACATCAGGCTTCTGAAGAGCATGAGAtttgcacgtgcgtgtgtgtgtgtgtcagggttcgGCTCAATTCAGAATTGAATTGTGAATGCCTCATAAACTCCAATTAAATTATAGAATTTGAATTAAAGTAGTAAACAGGATACAGAATTGAGATTCACATTTTTCTTAAAGGAATTCAATTCagctcaaatacttatttccctcattaaaatgcaaatcaatttataacatttttgacatgcgtttttctctatatttttgttgttattctgtctctcactgttcaaataaacctaacattaaaattatagactgatcatttctttgtcagtgggcaaacatacaaaatcagcaggggatcaaatacttttcccccccactgtagctagggttagctgttcagcagtctgatggcctggtggtagaagctgtctcggagcctgttggtccaaGACCCAATGCTTCGATACCGCTTGCCAGATGGTAACAGAGTGAACAGTCTGTGGCTAACTAAAGAACTGACCGACTAACTAAAtcacttaacttctttgggatagggggcagtattttcacggccggataaaaaacatatccgatttaatctggttactactcctgcccagaagctagaatatgcatataattagtagatttggatagaaaacactccaaagtttctaaaactgtttgaatggtgtctgtgagtataacagaactcatatggcaggccaaaacctgagaagattccatgcaggaagtgccctgtctgacaatttgttgtccttctgttgcatctctatcgaaattacagcatctgtgctgttacgtgacactttctaaggcttccattggctctctaaagccgccagaaagtggaatggggtgtctgctgtctctgggcaaagtataggattagatttgtaagtggtcagcctggggacagtgagagtggagatgcgcggtcacgagaactcgccatttttttctttctctctttgaattaatacaacgttgcccggttggaatattatcgctattttacaagaaaaatagcataaacatttattttaaacagcgtttgacatgcttcaagtacggtaatggaatattttgacattttttgtcacgaaatgcgctcgcgcgttacccttcggatagtgacctgaacgcatgaacaaaacggaggtatttggatataactatggattatttggaaccaaaacaacatttgttgttgaagtagaagtcctgggagtgcattctgacgaagaacagcaaaggtaatcaaatttttctaatagtaattctgagtttacagAGCCCCGACGTTGGCgagtctgaatagctagccttgatggccgagctatgtactcagaatattgcaaaatgtgctttcgccgaaaagctattttaaaatcggacatagcgattgcataaaggaattctgtatctataattcttaaaataattgttatgtactttgtcaacatttatcatgagtaatttagtaaattcaccggaagttttcggtgggtatgctagttctgaacatcacatgctaacataatgtcctaggagtgtcatctgatgaagatcatcaaaggttagtgctgcatttagctgtggtttgggtttatgtgacatatatgcttgcttggaaaatggctgtgtgattatttgcgtctatgtactctcctaacataatccaatgttttgctttcgctgtaaagcctttttgaaatcggacaatgtggttagattaacgagagtcttatctttaaaatagttgattgtttgagaaaattgaattgtggtattttagttggttttgtatttcgcgccgtgcgatgccattggctgttggctaggggttccgctagcggaacgtctgtcctcaacaggttaaacataTATCTTCACATACTGTATTTTCTtctcaatatttttgttgttgttggtctgttgttttttAGTTTGTGAACATGCTGAGTAAAAACAGAAGGACTGACTGGTTGAGCCTGAGACTATTACAGACTGTGTTAcagctcactctctctttctctttatccctctTTTTCCGCCCTCTACCATCCCCTCTCCACCTTACCACAGTGCTAGTACATGGTGATGTGTTGGCCTCCCTGGCAGGTGAGAGGGTGGGCTGGATGCTGCTGCTGTGTGTCATCTCTGACCTGAGTAGGGGTCACCTGGAGGTTAACTGGATGTCACCTGGGGAGGGTCGGCAggcctacacacactacacacagacagacacacacacgacctGATGTTACTTGCTCAACATTTTTGAGAATCTTGTTATCTCTGTCCTTTCCAACATGACAGTCTAATGACTTGACACCTCTGTTCTCTCTGACATGTTCATCTAGTGAGTCCTGCCAGTGCTCCCTACAGTGTGGCCGGGGGGGAACAGAACAGTGGCCGCAGTGCCGTGTCGATAGTAACGGTGGCGACCAGTGAGTGGACGTCACACAGCTGTTTTGTCAGTCACCGCTGCCAAGCCAGAGTCATCAGGACACACCATGCCACCTTCACAGGTAGGGCtcggtgtgcgtgcgtgcgtgcgtgcgtgcgtgcgtgcgtgtgcatacTTTCAAATGACTTGGTATACTGTAGTTGTTGAGTGAGTGGGATAGTGAACAACGTTTTTCTACAGATGAAGACCTTGGAAAGAGTTGCTATGAACATCATGACAGTGTGTTTGAAGGTAAGTGTAAGCATTCTCAAGAACTTAACTGCCATTGAGGTGGTGAATTTAGTTAGAACATTCATTTGTAACAAACAAACATTTACAGTAATTGAATGATTTTGCAACTACACGCACTTTTGGCATTtcttattaaaaataaagaaatctgTTTCTTGAAAACAACTTTTATCAACAGAAAtatttttctaattttgtcaggaaCCATAAACGGGCATTTTATTCAACAATACATAGATTTGACTCTGTTTTTCCAGAACACCTTCAGCAGATGTGATCACCATCACGTCATAAAACAAACTCCAAGAAATATGTGTACATTGTTGGTGTAATGACTGTGTGGCAGTAATGACAGGGTAATGGTAAATTGCATTAGCTGTTAAAAAATAAGTGGGTGGAAATACAGTGGctggcaaaagtattcatcccccttggtgtttttcctattttgttgcattacaacctgtaatttaaatggatttttatttcatgtaatggaaatacacaaaatagtccaaattggtgaagtgaaatgaaaataattacttgtttcaaaaaaattctaaaacataaaaaatggaaaagtggagcgtgcatatgtatttacctcctttgctatgaagcccctaaataagatctggtaccACCAATTACCTTcacaagtcacataattagttaaataaagtccacctgtgtgcaatctaagtgtcacatgatctgtcacatgatctcaatatatatacacctgttctgaaaggccccagagtctgcaacaccacaaagcaaggggcaccatcaagcaagcggcaccatgaagaccaaggagctctccaaataggtcagggacaaagttgtgtagaagtacagatcagggttgggttataaaaaaatatcagaaactttgaacatcccacggagcaccattaaatccattattaaaaaatggaaaaaaTATGGCACCGcagcaaacctgccaagagagggccgcccaccaaaactcacggaccaggtaaGGAGGCCATTAATCggtgaggcaacaaagagaccaaagataaccctgaaggagctacaaagctccacagcggagactggagtatctgtccataggaccactttaagccgtacacaccacagagctgggctttacggaagtgtggccagaaaaaagctattgcttaaagaaaaaaacaagcaaacatgtttggtgttcgccaaaaggcatgtggaagactccccaaacatatggaagaaggtactctggtcagatgagactaaaattgagctttttggccatcaaggaaaacgctatgtctgacacaaaccaaacacctctcatcacccgagaacaccagccccacagtgaagcatggtggtggcagcatcatgctgtggggatgtttttcatcggcagggactgggatactggtcagaacttaaggaatgatggatggcactaaatacagggaaattcttgaggaaaacctgtttcagtcatccagagatttgagactgggacggaggttaaccttccagcaggacaatgaccctaagcatactgctaaagcaacatttGAGTGGTTTAAGCAGAaacgtttaaatgtcttggaatggcccagtcaaagcccagacctcaatccaattgagaatctgtggtatgacttaaagattgctgtacaccagcggaacccatccaacttgaaggagctggagcagttttgccttgaagaatgggcaaaaatcccagtggctagatgtgccaagcttatagagacataccccaagagacttgcagctgtaattgctgcaaaagatggctctacaaagtattgactttggggggtgaatagttatgcacgctcaagttttcaggttttttttgtattatttcttgtttatttcacaataaaaaatattttgcatcttcaaagtggtaggcatgttgtgtaaatcaatgatacaaacccccaaaaaatctatgttaattccaggttgtaaggcaacaaaataggaaaaatgccaagggggtgaatactttcgcaagccactgtagataTCTACAATATCATTGATAGCTATAAAGACAGTATAATATCATCTGATAAGCAGTATTGAGCAGAGAACATGTCCATTTTATACAAAAGTTTTTACTTTGTAATGATAATAACCTGGAAATAGTCCTTACCaacacattttgttgtggtaATGATAGTGTTGGTGATGACAATTTTCAACATTTTGGTACTTAATGTTTGGTCATTTCATAAATTCCAACCACAACATAATGAGATGTATTCTGTCAGATGGAGGACAATCTAGATGAGTTATAGCCGTTGTGATAAtgacacagaatacaaatattattTCGTCTTGACATATTCAAAGTGACTTTTCTTGAAAGTGGAGATATACTATCATACACTCCAGGTCATGTCGTTGTTCACCACTGTCACTTCCCAGTTCTTGTGTGACTTtatgtgtattttatttttaaaaacaCTACAATTTATCATTTTGTTCAGTGTGATGCTAATGATGCAAAACTGTGGGACAACTGTATTTTGTAGAAAATAATATATTTAGGGCTTATGCACATTGAAAATGTATATAGCTTTAATTTATTTGATTCCTTTTCTAACCGGATGAATTAAATATTTTCCAATTATCAACATTTTTCTTGTTGAAATATATAACAGAAGATCAAAAGTCATGGTATGGGACAATAAAATGCTTTTCAAAATGaccaaaaaacatttgaaaaatgaaaaagaaaagtTTAAGCTTATTATAGTGTCAACTTAATATATGTAAAATAaaaacttaagtaaaaatactttaaagtactacttaagtagttttttggagcactttactttactatttatatttttgacagatTTTATTTCTACTTCACTAGATTCCCAAAgagaatgatgtactttttactccatacatttactctgacacccaaaactacttattacattttgaatggctagcaggacaggaaaacggTCAAATTCAtagacttatcaagagaacatccctggtcatccctattgcctctaaTCTGGTGGACACACTAAACCCACATGCTCGtttataaatgatgtctgagtgttggagtgtgcccctggctatccgtaagtaaattaaaaaaactagaaaatgtggccgtctggtttgcttaatatagggaatttt
Protein-coding regions in this window:
- the erap2 gene encoding endoplasmic reticulum aminopeptidase 2, encoding MVRFLVLALLSLAGVTQTSASPTQASEPPNPTEEQPPLGTGSLSFPWSHLRLPGYIVPLHYHLLLHPNLTMLSYSGTVRIELQVQNNTNWVVLHSKGLRITTATMLDQNLAHLSDRVLPVLHNPTHEQTAIFSPRVLSGGQKYFLFLEFGAELGEGFYGFYRSTYRTSTGETRNLASTHFEPTSARMAFPCFDEPSFKANYSISIRRSRAHTALSNMPVEQTVVLDDGLMEDRFAVSVRMSSYLVAFIVCDFRSVSATTASGVKVSVYAAPEKWQQTHYALKAAVKLLEFYEKYFNIKYPLPKQDLVAIPDFQAGAMENWGLITFRETSLLYDPATSSASDRVWVTMVIAHELAHQWFGNLVTMEWWNDIWLNEGFARYMEYISVNATYPKLRVEDYLVDTCFAAIGRDSLNSSRPISSAAESPTQIAEMFDTVSYDKGACVLHMLRHYLTDQVFQSGIVRYLRRYSYSNAHNQDLWDSLANTCSEEEFTSGEHCYSSRQAAKNAYLYAGEHLDLTTMMNTWMLQTGVPLVTVTRQGSRLLLKQERFLRTAHPSDPAWPSLQQGFLWHIPLTYRTDTSTSIHRHLMTTLTDSVDVGEEVGWVKVNVDMAGYYLVHYDGSGWDNLIQLLKDNHTALSFMDRTHLIHNAFQLTTAGRLSLDKALDLIGYLRSESHTVPLLEGLGYLEAFYRMVERRDIPDVTQNLRTYILWYFRDVIDRQTWSDKGSVSERRLRSELLSLACHLGDLPCLKQAQRSFTHWLDSNSTLNLPADVAETVYSVGAQEDTGWASLLQTYTHSLSETHKRKILSALASSRDTNKLTRLLELGVEGEVIRTQDLDSLIVMVARNPRGHHLAWSYVQKYWSTLVDKFQLGSFSIRNIIIGTTAQFSSTEELTEVRVFFESIHEQASQLRVTEVAMDNVQKNILWLQRNLGTLRSWLDQQID